One window of bacterium genomic DNA carries:
- a CDS encoding sulfite exporter TauE/SafE family protein, with protein sequence MSTEINILLITAASIGFIHTLIGPDHYLPFIMMSKARGWSVTKTMWITLACGIGHVASSVVLGFLGIALGMAVGELEAIESIRGDLAAWALIAFGLVYAVWGFRRAMRNHPHTHTHLAGKLAGITHVHSHSAGEIHEHPEGNKANITPWVLFTVFVLGPCEPLIPILMYPASQHNFGGVAAVTLTFGLTTIATMMTIVLVTSYGFKLLPMGKLDRFSHAIAGSTIALSGLAIKVLGI encoded by the coding sequence ATGTCAACTGAGATCAACATCCTGCTCATAACCGCCGCTTCAATCGGATTTATTCACACCCTCATTGGTCCTGACCACTACCTCCCCTTCATCATGATGTCCAAAGCCAGAGGCTGGTCGGTCACCAAGACCATGTGGATCACCTTGGCCTGCGGAATTGGCCATGTTGCAAGCAGTGTTGTGCTTGGATTCCTGGGCATAGCTCTTGGCATGGCAGTTGGCGAACTCGAGGCAATTGAGTCAATTCGTGGCGACCTCGCTGCCTGGGCGTTGATAGCCTTTGGCTTGGTCTACGCTGTCTGGGGATTCCGTCGCGCTATGCGCAACCATCCACATACCCACACTCACTTGGCTGGCAAGCTAGCGGGCATAACGCATGTTCACTCTCATTCAGCCGGCGAAATTCACGAGCACCCGGAAGGGAACAAAGCCAACATCACTCCTTGGGTGCTATTCACCGTATTCGTCCTTGGACCGTGCGAGCCCCTCATTCCAATCCTGATGTATCCGGCGTCACAGCACAACTTCGGCGGCGTCGCTGCCGTAACATTGACTTTTGGTCTGACTACAATCGCAACCATGATGACAATAGTCCTCGTGACATCCTATGGATTCAAGCTGCTGCCCATGGGAAAACTTGACCGCTTTTCGCACGCCATTGCCGGTTCGACAATCGCGCTCAGTGGCCTAGCGATCAAGGTATTAGGCATATAG
- the secA gene encoding preprotein translocase subunit SecA, producing the protein MFSSIVKKIFGTKFDRDIKSIRPIVARINEIFPTLADWPDEKFQERTAYFKKELEELKAEVRKEAEAGNWDKDLLKKNFREEIDEYLNEIAPEAFAMVKEACRRLCGKSWDVCGMDLSWEMVPFDVQLIGGLALHQGKIAEMATGEGKTLVATMPMYLNALVGEGVHLVTVNDYLAKRDSEWMGEVYRFLGLTVGCVQRDMDFNERRAQYNCDITYGTNSEFGFDYLRDNMAVAAEYRVQRGHFYSIVDEVDSALIDEARTPLIISGPVESSSLTPRFMEMQPLVERLVKRQTEYVNKVMLDAEKMFEEGKADEAGTAMLIAQRGAPKNKRLIKLYKEQGAQKLSQRAELDILREKKMHTIDEELYFVIDEKEHTINLTDKGRDLLSPEDRQLFVLPDITEGLHEIDSNEKLNLEQKLAEKERLYKLHAERADKNHAINQLLKAYALYEKDVEYVVQEDKVLIVDEFTGRLMPGRRYSDGLHQAIEAKERVRVEGETQTVATITLQNYFRMYVKLAGMTGTAETEAGEFWEIYKLDVMVIPTNKPIRRLDFEDQIYRTRREKYAAIIEEIRRLHEKGMPVLVGTISVEVSEQLSRMLKREKIPHNVLNAKYHQQEAEIVRDAGRAGGVTIATNMAGRGTDIKLEKHAVKREVITDEVKDMIKHINAVEGLKLADDEEPFGLHIIGTERHESRRIDRQLRGRAGRQGDFGASRFFLSLEDDLMRLFGSDRIATIMDKLGVQEGEVIAHGMVTKAIERAQKRIETQNFSIRKHTLQYDDVMNSQRTAVYDRRNSIIDKLDHREEIEEMIVQTADAIVIENSTKGEDEDTIDLSNMLLACQNSFLLTFDPRSKELLELTRQGLAEKLGEMAIQHYHNKEAFHGPDVMRQLERFALLTTIDTEWKEHLYEMDQLKSGIGLRAYGQRDPLIEYKKEAFSMFEALLGRIDRNAVSLVFKLQPVDRSQVQQRRQQQQARLTSVHESISGMQSVAPQAEQPEEAMPSKVKPIVRDMPKVGRNDPCPCGSGKKYKKCHGVE; encoded by the coding sequence GTGTTTAGTTCGATAGTTAAAAAGATATTCGGGACGAAGTTTGATCGCGACATCAAGTCGATTCGACCGATTGTTGCCCGCATTAATGAAATCTTTCCGACATTAGCAGATTGGCCCGACGAGAAATTCCAGGAGCGGACTGCTTACTTCAAGAAAGAACTGGAAGAGCTCAAGGCCGAAGTTCGCAAAGAGGCAGAAGCCGGCAACTGGGACAAGGACCTTCTCAAGAAAAACTTCCGCGAAGAGATCGACGAGTATCTCAACGAGATTGCTCCGGAAGCATTCGCCATGGTCAAGGAAGCGTGCCGTCGTCTGTGCGGCAAATCCTGGGACGTTTGCGGAATGGACCTGTCATGGGAAATGGTGCCGTTTGATGTCCAGCTGATAGGCGGGCTGGCGCTTCATCAAGGTAAGATCGCCGAAATGGCTACGGGCGAAGGCAAGACGTTGGTTGCGACGATGCCGATGTACCTCAACGCGCTTGTCGGCGAAGGCGTTCACCTCGTCACGGTCAACGACTATCTTGCCAAACGCGACTCGGAATGGATGGGCGAAGTCTACCGCTTCCTTGGTCTGACCGTAGGATGCGTACAGCGCGATATGGACTTCAACGAACGGCGCGCCCAGTATAACTGCGATATCACCTACGGAACAAACAGCGAGTTCGGCTTTGACTACCTCCGCGATAACATGGCTGTTGCCGCTGAGTATCGTGTACAGCGCGGTCACTTCTACTCAATCGTCGACGAAGTTGATAGTGCCCTTATCGACGAAGCGCGTACTCCATTGATTATCTCCGGCCCGGTGGAGAGCAGCTCGCTGACGCCGAGATTCATGGAAATGCAACCGTTGGTCGAACGCCTTGTCAAGCGCCAAACCGAATACGTCAACAAAGTGATGCTCGATGCTGAGAAGATGTTCGAAGAAGGCAAGGCCGACGAAGCCGGTACAGCAATGCTAATCGCGCAGCGCGGCGCTCCTAAGAATAAACGCCTGATCAAACTCTACAAAGAGCAAGGCGCTCAGAAACTATCCCAGCGTGCCGAACTCGACATACTTCGCGAGAAGAAGATGCACACCATCGACGAGGAGCTTTACTTCGTCATCGATGAAAAAGAGCATACGATAAATCTGACTGACAAGGGTCGCGATCTGCTCTCTCCGGAAGACCGACAGTTGTTCGTACTCCCCGACATCACCGAAGGCCTCCACGAGATCGACTCCAACGAGAAGCTCAACCTCGAGCAGAAACTCGCGGAGAAAGAACGGCTGTATAAACTGCACGCGGAACGTGCCGACAAGAACCACGCCATCAACCAATTGCTCAAAGCCTACGCCCTGTACGAGAAAGACGTCGAATACGTCGTGCAAGAGGACAAGGTCCTGATCGTCGACGAGTTTACCGGACGCTTGATGCCGGGCAGACGCTACTCCGATGGTCTCCACCAGGCAATCGAAGCCAAAGAGCGAGTTCGCGTCGAAGGCGAAACTCAGACCGTCGCGACGATTACCCTGCAGAATTACTTCCGCATGTATGTCAAGCTCGCAGGTATGACAGGTACCGCAGAAACTGAAGCCGGCGAATTTTGGGAAATCTACAAACTCGATGTGATGGTAATTCCGACCAACAAGCCGATTCGCCGCTTAGACTTCGAAGACCAGATTTATCGCACACGCCGCGAAAAGTACGCCGCCATCATTGAGGAGATTCGCCGTCTGCACGAAAAAGGCATGCCGGTGTTGGTTGGTACTATCTCTGTCGAAGTATCGGAACAGCTTTCGCGCATGCTCAAACGCGAGAAGATTCCGCACAATGTGCTCAATGCCAAATACCATCAGCAGGAAGCCGAAATCGTCCGAGATGCCGGTCGTGCCGGTGGTGTGACTATTGCTACCAACATGGCCGGTCGTGGTACCGACATCAAATTGGAAAAGCACGCCGTCAAACGCGAAGTCATCACCGATGAAGTCAAAGATATGATAAAGCATATCAATGCCGTCGAAGGACTGAAGCTTGCCGACGACGAAGAGCCGTTTGGTTTGCACATCATCGGCACTGAACGTCACGAATCCCGCCGTATCGATCGCCAGTTGCGCGGTCGTGCCGGTCGACAGGGAGACTTCGGTGCTTCACGATTCTTCCTCTCACTTGAGGATGACTTGATGCGTCTCTTCGGCAGCGATCGTATAGCAACGATCATGGATAAGCTCGGAGTTCAGGAAGGCGAAGTTATCGCTCATGGCATGGTCACCAAGGCCATTGAACGCGCGCAAAAGCGAATCGAGACACAGAACTTCTCCATCCGCAAACACACGCTGCAATACGACGATGTGATGAACAGTCAGCGCACCGCAGTCTACGATCGGCGCAATTCGATTATTGACAAACTCGATCACCGCGAAGAAATCGAAGAGATGATCGTGCAGACCGCTGATGCAATCGTCATCGAGAACTCGACCAAGGGCGAGGATGAGGATACGATTGACTTGAGCAATATGCTCCTGGCTTGCCAAAACTCGTTTCTGCTTACATTCGATCCGCGTTCAAAGGAGCTGTTGGAATTGACCCGCCAAGGACTGGCGGAAAAGCTCGGCGAGATGGCGATTCAGCATTATCACAACAAAGAAGCATTCCACGGCCCTGATGTGATGCGTCAACTCGAGCGATTTGCGCTCTTAACGACAATCGACACTGAGTGGAAGGAACATCTCTACGAGATGGATCAGCTCAAGTCGGGAATTGGGTTGCGGGCTTACGGCCAGCGCGATCCGTTGATCGAGTACAAGAAAGAAGCTTTCAGTATGTTTGAAGCCTTGCTTGGTCGCATTGACCGCAATGCTGTCAGCTTGGTGTTCAAGCTTCAGCCGGTCGATCGCTCGCAGGTTCAGCAACGTCGTCAGCAACAACAAGCGCGTTTGACTTCGGTCCACGAAAGCATCTCCGGAATGCAGTCAGTCGCCCCGCAAGCCGAGCAACCGGAGGAGGCGATGCCATCCAAAGTAAAACCGATTGTACGCGACATGCCTAAGGTTGGCCGCAATGACCCTTGTCCCTGTGGTTCAGGCAAGAAGTACAAAAAGTGCCATGGGGTTGAATAA
- a CDS encoding dockerin type I repeat-containing protein, whose amino-acid sequence MTKVRVIVRVALLIVVMLSSTLLGDDYTIKWHVVSTGGTQSTYSDGKTLHGTVVQTAIGTVSSSNYRVYQGFWQEFTSCRAGDADGSGNANISDAVYIISFIFLGGPEPVTACGGDADGNGFVNVSDAIWLIRYIFQSP is encoded by the coding sequence ATGACAAAGGTCCGAGTGATTGTTAGAGTGGCACTGTTGATAGTCGTGATGCTCTCTTCCACTTTGTTGGGGGACGACTACACGATCAAGTGGCATGTGGTATCGACCGGCGGTACCCAAAGCACATACTCTGACGGGAAGACGCTTCATGGTACGGTGGTACAGACCGCCATTGGCACCGTTTCGTCATCCAACTACCGCGTCTACCAGGGGTTCTGGCAAGAGTTTACTTCGTGCCGTGCCGGCGATGCCGACGGCAGCGGCAATGCCAATATTTCTGACGCCGTTTATATCATCAGCTTCATCTTCCTTGGTGGCCCCGAACCGGTCACCGCTTGCGGCGGAGATGCTGATGGCAACGGCTTCGTTAATGTCTCGGATGCGATCTGGTTGATTCGATACATCTTCCAGTCGCCATGA
- a CDS encoding sigma-54-dependent Fis family transcriptional regulator, whose translation MAKILVVDDEAKMAMLVASTLEDAGHTVTVHNSGDLAIKALNGGSYDLVISDLRMSPPDGLEILKQASQIAPDTGVILMTAYATAESAVMAMKNGAYDYLIKPFSLDELTILVDRFLDNRRIKVLNEQFVADYEQFAVGEFVGKSAGVKQLFEMIDKVAKRESTVLLLGESGTGKELVANMIHKRSPRQSGPFIALNCAALSETLLESELFGHEKGAFTGAVKRKPGRFELAQGGTLFLDEIGEISQSMQAKLLRVLELGQFVRVGGTETLRSDARIIAATNRDLKALMENGSFREDLFFRLSVFPMAIPPLRERQDDIVPLAEYFLKRHSYTHGGLSNDCVETLKRYAYPGNVRELKNIIERAVILADGEPLSPDLLGIQADEQVLEHEPGGINDTERRMIVDALNQSGGRKTVAAEKLKITRRRLYSRMKIYGINSGPDGTYK comes from the coding sequence ATGGCGAAGATTCTCGTAGTTGATGATGAAGCCAAAATGGCGATGCTGGTTGCTTCCACACTGGAGGATGCCGGTCACACAGTCACAGTACACAATTCAGGCGACCTTGCGATTAAGGCGCTTAACGGCGGATCGTACGATCTCGTGATTTCCGATCTCCGAATGTCCCCGCCGGATGGGTTGGAGATTCTCAAGCAGGCGAGTCAAATCGCGCCGGATACCGGTGTCATCTTGATGACGGCTTACGCAACAGCAGAGTCAGCAGTTATGGCGATGAAGAATGGAGCGTATGATTACTTGATCAAACCGTTCTCATTGGACGAACTGACAATATTGGTTGACCGCTTTCTGGACAATCGGCGAATCAAGGTACTCAATGAGCAGTTTGTCGCCGACTATGAGCAGTTTGCAGTTGGAGAGTTTGTCGGCAAGTCGGCAGGCGTCAAACAACTTTTTGAGATGATAGACAAGGTCGCCAAGCGGGAATCCACGGTGCTTCTGCTTGGTGAATCAGGTACCGGCAAGGAACTGGTCGCCAATATGATTCATAAGCGGTCGCCGCGCCAATCGGGACCGTTTATTGCACTTAACTGCGCCGCACTGAGCGAGACATTGTTGGAGTCAGAACTGTTTGGCCATGAAAAAGGCGCATTCACCGGCGCGGTGAAACGCAAGCCTGGGCGATTCGAGCTGGCACAGGGAGGGACTCTGTTCCTCGATGAAATCGGCGAAATCTCACAATCGATGCAGGCCAAACTGCTGCGTGTGCTGGAACTGGGGCAATTCGTGCGTGTCGGCGGGACAGAGACCTTACGTTCCGATGCTCGCATAATTGCTGCAACGAATCGAGACCTTAAGGCGCTGATGGAGAACGGGTCGTTTCGCGAAGATTTGTTCTTCAGGTTGAGTGTCTTTCCTATGGCAATTCCGCCGTTACGCGAGAGGCAGGATGACATTGTGCCGTTGGCAGAGTACTTTCTTAAGCGTCATAGCTATACTCATGGCGGATTGTCTAACGACTGCGTGGAAACACTCAAGCGCTATGCATACCCCGGCAATGTTCGGGAATTGAAAAACATCATCGAGCGTGCCGTGATACTCGCCGATGGTGAACCTTTGAGTCCGGATCTGCTTGGAATTCAGGCTGACGAACAAGTGTTGGAACACGAGCCGGGCGGGATAAATGACACTGAACGCAGGATGATTGTGGATGCGCTTAATCAAAGCGGCGGCAGGAAGACAGTCGCGGCGGAGAAGCTCAAGATTACACGCAGGCGTCTGTACTCGCGAATGAAGATCTACGGCATCAATTCTGGACCGGATGGTACATATAAATGA
- a CDS encoding heme-binding domain-containing protein, protein MSSKFARMWLMFAVVVFAICQLVYSASILADNEKIEDSVAENAISGQAEVNVDSLYAIVQQEFVKLEPIWQKACNDCHTDRTDYPWYYKLPFVKGMIDHDIEEARAELDMSKGFPFVSNRAPVDDLKKLAREVEEGAMPPGKYKFMHWSASLSQEEKDSIASFVNNSLTMLASHGIVPRERKPRPEGE, encoded by the coding sequence TTGTCTTCAAAATTCGCCCGTATGTGGCTGATGTTTGCCGTTGTTGTTTTCGCGATCTGTCAGTTGGTCTACTCTGCATCAATTTTGGCAGACAATGAGAAAATTGAAGATTCTGTTGCCGAAAATGCAATCTCAGGGCAGGCAGAAGTGAATGTTGATTCGCTGTATGCGATCGTACAGCAGGAATTCGTGAAACTCGAACCTATCTGGCAGAAAGCCTGCAACGACTGCCATACGGACCGGACAGATTATCCGTGGTACTACAAGCTGCCATTCGTAAAGGGAATGATTGACCATGACATAGAAGAAGCTCGCGCCGAGCTCGATATGTCCAAAGGGTTTCCATTCGTAAGCAACCGAGCTCCGGTTGATGATCTAAAAAAGCTCGCGCGCGAGGTCGAAGAGGGTGCCATGCCTCCGGGCAAGTATAAGTTCATGCATTGGAGCGCTTCATTGTCGCAAGAAGAAAAGGATTCAATTGCGAGCTTTGTCAATAATTCCCTGACGATGCTGGCGAGCCACGGTATTGTGCCGAGGGAACGTAAGCCACGCCCAGAAGGCGAATAG
- a CDS encoding DUF1648 domain-containing protein has protein sequence MGFLKNNSGASKIDRPKIEVPRTRIDYALEILAAIGVFLGLYELLVNYSALPASIPTHFNFKGEVDSWGSKETILILGAGIIVVHVVLTFVSRIPNMYNFPWEITKENAPRQYRLARTFITLLKTEIVWLFAAIVSETVKVALGQSNQMQPSNLYLFLGLITTSVVGYFIVSYRAR, from the coding sequence TTGGGATTCCTAAAAAATAACAGCGGCGCATCCAAAATCGACCGTCCCAAGATTGAAGTCCCCCGAACCAGAATAGACTACGCCCTGGAAATTCTGGCAGCAATCGGAGTCTTCTTGGGACTGTACGAGTTGCTTGTCAACTATTCCGCATTGCCGGCTTCGATTCCCACGCATTTCAATTTCAAGGGTGAGGTCGATTCCTGGGGTAGCAAAGAGACAATACTGATCCTTGGCGCTGGAATCATTGTGGTTCATGTCGTATTGACCTTCGTCAGCCGGATTCCCAACATGTACAATTTCCCATGGGAGATCACCAAAGAGAACGCCCCGCGTCAGTATCGACTCGCCCGCACCTTCATTACTTTGCTAAAAACAGAGATCGTCTGGCTCTTCGCCGCAATAGTCAGCGAAACCGTCAAGGTTGCTCTCGGACAATCCAATCAAATGCAACCATCAAACCTGTACCTGTTTCTTGGACTCATAACCACTTCGGTGGTAGGTTACTTTATCGTCTCTTACAGAGCTCGCTGA